In one Tachysurus fulvidraco isolate hzauxx_2018 chromosome 16, HZAU_PFXX_2.0, whole genome shotgun sequence genomic region, the following are encoded:
- the LOC113648003 gene encoding uncharacterized protein LOC113648003, with the protein MAGILSKSEAKGVDFCGVDDNYYIVRSDLGCYMYSTNFHQGSDLTVYSLHPSCQGGDHYLAYDNSTFYIIKGNTCRCVSDMTKDCGAKVFDLHPNCQGGDNYLSAYGYFYIIFKSRGVYRKTADMNTDSNAIEYPLHPNCKDGLYYWGTKSYSYLLKPKGKWGIEYHKTDNLNKDTYANTYSVHPDVLSFLPGGLVTTQGPAFGKWELIKTISNDSETPLEWQKKITRKVGYNKSHISSIEHNWKFSMSTTYQSGALTEAIAKFQFSLTAEYGGQSVNTDEERWEEATETEESLSLSLKPHTKMYIWQYKLGFGKNDVLFCRDLTIDDDPNPPSTIPLPPANPSG; encoded by the coding sequence aTGGCGGGGATCCTCTCAAAGAGCGAAGCCAAAGGTGTTGATTTCTGTGGTGTAGATGACAATTATTATATCGTTCGCTCTGATCTTGGCTGTTACATGTACTCAACAAATTTCCATCAAGGCAGCGATCTCACCGTTTACAGCCTGCACCCCTCCTGTCAGGGTGGAGATCACTATCTTGCCTATGACAACAGCacattttacatcattaaagGTAATACGTGTCGCTGTGTGTCCGATATGACCAAAGATTGCGGTGCTAAAGTGTTTGACCTCCACCCAAACTGTCAAGGAGGTGACAACTATCTGTCTGCCTATGGATACTTCTACATAATCTTTAAGAGCAGAGGTGTGTATCGTAAAACTGCCGATATGAACACGGATAGTAATGCAATTGAATATCCACTGCATCCAAACTGCAAGGATGGCCTATACTACTGGGGCACAAAATCTTACTCCTACTTGCTCAAACCAAAAGGTAAATGGGGGATCGAGTACCACAAAACTGATAACCTTAACAAAGACACTTATGCAAACACATACTCAGTTCACCCAGATGTACTGAGCTTCCTTCCTGGAGGCCTGGTTACAACACAAGGCCCAGCATTTGGAAAATGGGAGCTCATTAAGACAATTTCCAACGATTCAGAAACTCCCTTAGAGTGGCAAAAAAAGATAACTAGGAAAGTGGGCTATAACAAATCCCATATAAGTAGTATAGAGCACAACTGGAAATTTTCAATGAGCACCACATATCAGTCAGGGGCTCTGACTGAAGCCATTGCCAAATTTCAGTTCTCTCTGACAGCAGAATATGGAGGACAAAGTGTCAACACCGACGAAGAGAGATGGGAAGAAGCAACTGAGACAGAAGAaagtctgtccctgtctctaAAGCCCCACACTAAAATGTACATTTGGCAGTACAAGCTTGGCTTTGGGAAGAATGATGTCCTCTTCTGCCGTGATCTGACAATTGATGATGATCCTAATCCCCCCTCTACAATTCCTCTGCCACCAGCTAACCCATCTGGGTGA